In Setaria italica strain Yugu1 chromosome IX, Setaria_italica_v2.0, whole genome shotgun sequence, the genomic stretch CCAGGTGCTTGTCTAAATTTATGGGAAGATGAACATATAACAAATGCTTGCAAATGAGGTCAGTGAAATCATAGGAACTTAAACAATGTGAGCAACGTTTTGCATCTTCCGAAAAGAATAGCCTGTACTAAGTCAAAATGTAGGTTTCTGATGTTCCACCTGGACACATGTAACTATTTATCATGCAAAGGAATAAGCAAATCTTATCTTCACCTAAACAATACACAAACAAAGCACCTTTTAATTGAAGtcaaaaatcaagatttcaaagatCAGCTgctatgtatatatatttttctattgCTACCGAATAGTTCAAGGTTTTacttaataaaaaaaagatgccACTGATTGATCTGAGCTATAATTTCAGTTGAATCATACAATGCTGATGACAGATGTGATTCTATTTGAGGGACCACACATAAAAGATGTTATAATCATTCATAGTCATGCAGGAATCGACTAGTATGAAGTCACTGCAGCTGTGGACTTTGGTCCCGTTTGGttacatttgcttatttttagcacccgtcacatcaaatgtttagatactaattagaagtactaaacgtagactatttacaaaatccattacataagtggagggactaattaggcttaatagattcgtctcgccatttagcctccatctatgtaatgagttttgtaaatagtctacggttaatactcctaattagtatctaaacattcaatgtgacacgtgctaaaaataagcaaagggaaccaaacgccccctttgTAACAAAAATATTGTGGGCATATGCAGAAAGTTCCAACAAAAAGGTACCAGCGCAATAAACAGCTGATCTCATATTCTCATTCTTGTGTCCAATGTGTTCTGGAAGCAAGGCTGCAGCACGTCTGCAGTACTGCATGCCTCAGCAAAAGGATGGTGGATGGAGTGCCTCTACACCCAACCAACAGCAACTTTTGTTTCTTACCACAAGAACAGAGTTGGGACCAACAAGGCGATACTGATGAATAACTTTAGATCTTAAGTGGGGTAGTGCAAAAGCATACATCAGACTTCATTTATGAAACTATGTTCTCTTCCTAATAACGTTGCAGTCTTGCAGAGCTGAATAGAGAGAGAGGGCAAATGATAAATGTTATCCCAGAAGACCACAAAGGTGCCCCCACATTGAAATATGTACAGCCTGCCATTACTGGTTGTAGAAAAATAGACCAACAAGAGCATGCTAAGCAAAAAGGGATTATCCCTAGTGCACAATGAGCCCATCCCTTCGTTATCTAAAATAGCTTGTTACTACTATAGCACAAAGACGCAACTTGTTTGGATAATGCAAAGAAATGCTTGTCCAACTTGGACTTCTTGGAAGCTAATGAAGTGATCACAAAAGAGGGATTAATTAATAAATAACTTTTTCACAAATAATGGTTTCACGAAAGCAGGTGTATCTTGATGAATGCATTTTTTTGTTATTAATAGTGATGCTTACTTGTCTCTGAGGAGTGGGTAGATGAGGATCAGGCCTTCAAAGCTATCTGGTGAAACGTTGTCCATGAGCAGGTCCCTGAAGTCATTAATCCCTGCCTTTGGCACAAACATGTTGAGCCATGGGTGGTGTACCTCCCATAGCCCGATGCTCCTTAGGCTCATCTCTTCCATCCTGACCCGATTGAGAAAATCAAAGTAGGACACCTCCACACTGTATAACTGGGACACCATGTGGCTCATCTGCCTAGAGATAACATCCACAACCTGAAAAGGATGCCTATTAAAAACATCCCTAATCCTTGACAAGTTCCAAAAAACGAAGTAATAATTTTGTCGCTTACCTGTTCCACATTAGTGTTCTTGTGCTGGTAATCATGGACTGCAAACTCTATGCAGTAGTAAATGTTAGGGCTGTTCTTGGTGCCAAAATCTGGGTTGAAGTCCAAATTCGCAGGGAAGGCGATGGAGGAGCTGTGAAGGGATTGTTCATTCAAGACAATGAAACCTTCCACATAGTCCACCAAATCCGGCATGGATACCAGCAACTCCTGGTCCTTGGTGAAGGTGCTGAAGTCATCATAGAAGGCTCTCACCCACTTCACCTAAAATTATTCGAAAATTGTTCAGTTATCGTACAGAGCTAATGCAATAATAATATGATGTACTAAGGTGTATAGGACAGTTGTAACAAGGCAGCCTACTTTCAATGGAGCTTCCTGCAACAGGATCCTGGCCCTAGTTATGATGCCAAACTGGCCAAGGCCACCCAGAACCGCATTGAACAAATCTGCATCCTTGCTGGGTGAGCATGTCACAATCTCCCCTCGTCCTGTGAAACAGCGAGTAACAGAAAATCTACTGCCCATCAGTTAAAAAGAGGTTGGCCAAGAAAGACACAGCCAAAAAGGCAAAAATAAGATCttatcttttttgtttcattCATCATGCATGTATCTCACCTGTGACTACCTCCAGTTGTTGAACATTGCTAATCTGAGGCCCGTGCTTAAATGTCTGCCCACTGATGCCAGCATTGGACAGCGTTCCACCAACGGTGAGATAGAGGTAGTCAGTCCATGACCTTGGAGCTAGCCCAAGCTTCAAGCTCTGCTCCAGGAGGTCTATCCACATAACCCCACCACTCACATCAGCATATGAaatttctccttctcctcctttgtAGAATTCTATCTCGGCAGGCAAAGAGCACATCTCCACCACAATGCCATCTAGAGCCTGGGCCTGGCCATGAATGGAGTGACCTGCTCCCCTGGCCGCCACCGTGACCTTGCTCAGAGACGAGCCAGAGAGGAAGCTGAGAAGCAGGGAGATGTCCCTTGAGGACTGGGGCTTCAGCACTGCGGCTGGAGAGTGGAAAAGTATCCTACCAAAATCGCTggacgcggtggtggtggtggggagcaGGTTCAAGGGGCCGAAGTCCATGGGACTCTGTATGAACTTGTATGGAGAGCAGAgggagaggatgaggatgagcaAGCTAACTCTTGTGCAGAGCATGGCAACCTCCATGGCGTGAGCAATTCCTTGAGCTGCCTCTTGTAATATGGAGGGTAGTAAAAGCAGAGGGGTTGTGTTATCTTGGTGCGTCACCACAATGTGTAGGATTGCGATGGCGGTCGGCGAAGCGATCAGAGCATCATATAGCTTTGTTGTTGCCTTTTGGGCAAAGGTAAGGGATGAAGAAAAATGAGGGCAGGGGAAGAGGGCTCTTAAAGGAGCAGGAGAAGGCACTCACTGATCAGCCGATGAGGTGGTGATTTGAGGTTTTGAAAGGGGTTTCATGAAGAGGAGATAAAAGGAAGCACTAAAAGACTAAAGCAGAAGCTGTCACATACCCAAAAAAAGGCCACCATGTGATCCTCAGCCCTCTCTGTCCCTCTCCCCTCGACCCCTGTGACAAAGAATGCCTGAGAGCAGTGGAGCTCTGAAGTAGGCAAGCAGCTGAAACAATCCGGCACAATATAAATGAGGGTAGAGAAGAGGACAAGCCCGAGGCTCGCCTGCCAAAGAAAAGGGCAAAGACAATACAGGCCACACTGGTCACTGCACTCTCTTTTCTGTTTTGGAAGAGGGTCCTCAATGGAGGTCCATGTGATCAGCTGTCacctctctctgtctctctctcccaTGTCGCTCTCCCTCCCTATCAGCTCTCAAGAATGGAGCTCAAGGTGTAGGGAAAAAAACCCTTCAAACATGTATGCAATAATATCCATTTATCACGCATATAGGCAATGAATAAAAAGATCGTTCTCAGATTTATTTTTGAGAGCACAGACGAAAGCAGAACCAACCATTTATTTTTCGCAGCCGTTGCTCTGATCCATCTGAACAGTCTTTTAAGGAGAGCCTATACTATACCCCTGGCTCCTCCTGTTGCCCTTGACCACATCAATCACTAGCTGCCTAGCTGGGCACAATTGGGCTCAGCTCTAGATACCAAATCTTTTGCAGGGTTACTGTTGTTCGGAGGGCCCTAGACTCATTTATGTTGATTGGCCACCACTCAGGCTAAGGAGAaggagcccccgagcccccatGGGTTGTGTGGCTGGAAACCATGAGCTATCATGCAACTAACAGGCAAGTGCGAGGACCTACTCCATTTGTTTCAGGAATGAAAtcagagacaaaaaaaaaatctgcaccAAAACAaaattccttttttctttccGAAGGACACAGACAATTAATTAAGACCTATACAACTCAACCAGTAATAAAATATACTGAGGTCTAGCTGTTCAGAAAAGAATAAGAAAACAGAAAGGTATGCTGACCTTGGGATGACACAGCAAATTTAATGGACTCGCCCGAGTACTGTTTATCTACCATTTGACACCACCCAGTTTGCATTGAGAAAAGGTTAGATGATACTATTTATATATTATATGTCCACAatgcatataaatgaatttCCTAAGCTGATAAATGATTTTAATTATTGAGTCCTAGATACTGAGACAACTCTAGATGTTATCCATTCAATAATTACTTTTAGATAGGTTGACATCAACGTGTCTAACAATCATACTCCTCAATATCGTTTATTATGCTCAGGAAATGCATTTGTACTGCTATTTGCAAAAGAAAATGTTGGGTTTTCTTCATTTGGAAGCAATGTAATCTAGGTGTCATTACCAATGTCAAGAATAGAATCCAGGAACAGTATGGGATATCTGAAAAGTTTCCACAGACGGATGCAATATCAACAGAGATATATTCCAATATGCTGCTTGGGTACACTACCACAGGCTTCCAATCACGAGATCGCACAAACACACAGTCAGTATCTAGCGAATCGCTCCACTACAGCACTAAATCTCTGTCGTGAAATCCTTAGCTAGAAGTGCTCCTTGTCCCATGTTTCCGCATAAAATATGCCATGACCTCCATTTTGATATAAATCCTAATGTCTATTAGGTGGCCCAGAACAAGCTCCTTGATTGGACAGGCATATGAAATGGTGTTGCATCGCACTGCAATATACCTCAAAACTCACAAATGGGAACCATATATAAGCTGCAACGGCTAAATGGTAACtcgaaaaaacaaataaaacaaTAAACCCAcaagcctcacgacatccataTCCCAATGACCAATCTTTTGGCCTTTGCACGAGCAGGGTCAGGGGATGCCATCATGCAATAACAAAATGCCTCATTGCTGATCGAGTGGAGAGTACACAGTGTGATCTTCGCCAAGATTTGAGACCAATTCAGAATCACTTTCCTACTCCAATCCATGAGCTCGTCCTTGTGGGAAAAGAGGGAAAAGGTGGGCCACTAAGTCTTTCCTAGATCTCCCTTTTTCTCCCCACTTGCAAGAGCCCAATGACCTCATGAGATCCCCTCTGCCATTGATGAACGCAAATCTGTATGGAAAAGAGCAGGCACACCCTTTCCACTGAGCCCCCCCTTTAGTTTTTGGAACTACTTGGTATTGGGGGGATGGAAAGCCATGGCATGGCTGGGTCCAAGGAGATTCGGGAGCGCATCATCTTATATATGGCTGGTAGAGTACAATGGTGGTCCAGACCTACTCCGGCTCTATAGGTTTTTATGCCAAGAAAGAACAATCCATGCTCTGTTTCTCCTCCCTCCAGTCCTCCACAGTGAGCAGTGTGCACCACTGAGGAGAATGCACCATGCAATTTGGTGGTGATAAGGGACAAATTTATTGGTTCTCCAAGAAACAGGTGGTCAAAGATTTACCAGATTATGATACTCTTCTCAATATGTAAATATGTGTCATTTTGGACAAGGTTAGGTAAAGTCTAAACTTTGACCACTAGTATGAGCAAATATATTTCGATAGACAAAATGAAAACTAATATGCCCGCCATAGAAATACTTTCATATACTATATATTCATAGTGTTAACTAACCTACTGTGGTGGAAAATTTGCAATCAATGTTGCATTCTGGAGACAGTGGCTGAGGAAAGTTGTATACTTTCATATACTATATTTTCAGAAAGTTGTATACTTATATGCCGGTAGTATTTGTAGGAATAATCCTTCAAGGCTGAGGATACTTTTACCACACTGTTTATGAAGATAAACATGTGCATTTTTGGCTTTCTGAGAACAGCAAAACAGTAGGAAAGTACGCTTGAAATCGCTTTAAGTTAGCTGACTTACAGATCAGGCCAGGGCTCCATGCTCTCTCTTTTTGCGTGGGACAACGCCGAGGAATTTGTCGAGGCGGCGAACAATAACAAGACAACTAACTACATTTGCTTTTTCCCTCCATGAGATGAGCCAGTCCATTGGACCGATGGATAATATAACTGAGCAGGCCAAAAAAGCGCTTGGGCACTCTACATACGATGTAGACACCATCAGATACATGTCAATTTATTTATGATGGATCCAGAATACATAGATATCTTGTATCATCAATAGACAAACGGACTGGAACTATATTATAAAATGAAAACGTGAAACAGTCTGATAAACAGCTCCATACCTGAAGTCCGTCCTCCAAGTGCAGATGATTTCATTGTCAGAGCATAAGTTCTGGACAGATCCTTATATCATACCTCAGAGGAAGCAAATTCCCTGGCAAAGATATGGCAATGATGTCACAGAAAAGTAGGCATACAATTTCTCAATTTCAGTTATCTGTAAGTTATGGGACCATCACAGAACTACTCGGGAAAAGGAATTAGGAACACAAAGGAGCACATAAAGTTAGGATGAGGTGCCTTTTTCTTGTGATGACTGCACTTGATCAGCATGCAAATCTTAGAATCAGATCAGTTAAAAAAGTTGAGTTAGCAGTGGTTGCATTATAAAAGACAATTGAAGATCACACAGCACATCTACTATAAGCTAATATCTAATCAGGGAAGAAAGTTCCCCTTTATTTCCCTTTGGTATCCTTGATAGGTATTCCGAAACAGAGGATAGGGCAGAACAACAATTACAGAGATGGCACATTTTTCAAATGGCCATGCTTCTTTTTGGTGACATGTTCACCACTTGCATGATTAAACAACAGATGCTGTCACATACTTGATCAGATGGTCCCGGCCTCTCTTATCAACTTCTGATTTATTCATTGAGATTAGTTGAGGTCTTATCATGCTTAGTTGTATGTGTTTCCGCTATTTCCTTTTCATGCTTGGACACTTCCCGGCATACCAATTTGGTCAGGCTTAACATGTCTGATAGGAAATGAACCAGCCAGCCTTTACCAATCAAGCTAGAGCCACCCTTGTTTCTTGCATGCTGTTTTCTCACTAAATTATTCATATTTGCTTATCCCCCTTAAACTGAAAAGCCAGTCTTTCATGTCTGCTTTGGGGTACTGCTAATAATGAACATTAAAATATTTACTGGATACATGTTGTTCCCAACCATGCGTGTTGCAGAGTGTAGTATATTGCTATGTTTACACGCTTATGTCCTCGCTCTTATGAAGCACACAAAGTACAAAGACAGAAGAAAGACAAAGATTGTCTTCAGATGGATATGGAACAGCTGTTTTCAACTGTTTTTTAAACCATATCCTGTAAGTATGAGggcaaaggaaagaaagagaacgCTTGTTTCGTCAGGAAGTACAGAACATAAACTAGTTGTTAACTTCCCAGACTAAGTGAATAAACAATGAGTGTTAGAAGGCAATGCACTGTTTGTTTCCATCGCATATTTGATTGACATACGAAACATTTTTGCACTATAATTTGTACCGTGGTACACTTATCATACTCGATTGAGTTTATGATGCCAGCCTGTGATTTATAAGCTTAGCACAGGGTTGTCTTAAGGAAGGTTCTATCATGGTCATGTCATATTTTAAATATTGCAACTGATAGCTCGTTACTGAAAGTAAAGGCAACATGCAAAGGCTCTACTTTCCGCAGCCTATAAGCAGAACTGCTATCACGTAGGAACATCGTCATCGACCCAATCTCAATAGTAAATGAAAGCAAATGAAGATGTGTGGAATAATATTGGATTGATAGAGGGATAggtgtacatatatatagggTGAGGAGATCTTGAGGTTTATAGAAACAGAACCAAACAAGATCTCCTTATATCCCCAGGGCCGGCCGGCGCTAGGCGCCTGGGCTCAGGCCcaatacacacacacatacaccacAAATACAGGTTGTCTAACACGCCCCCGCAGTCGAATAGTCGATGCATCGAACATTCAGACTGGACTGGAACTCCGTGAACACTGAAGATGGCAATCCTTTGGTGAAGACATTAGCGAACTGGGAAGTTGTAGGAACATGCAGGACGCGGATGTCGCCAAGACCGACGCGCTCCCGAACAAAATGCAAATCAATCTCCACATTTTTGGTGTGTTGATGTTGAACGGGGTTCGAAGACATGTAGATAGCACTAACGTTGTCGTAGTATACCAAGGTTGCACGGCGCAACGGAGAGTGGAGCTCCGCCAGCAGCTGGCGTAACCAGGTGGCCTCAACCACGGCATTGGCCACCGCACGGTACTCGGCTTCAGCACTAGATTTGGAAACTGTATTCCGCCGCTTGCATGACCAGGAAACAAGATTATCCCCAAGGAAAACGGCATAGCCCAAGGTGGATTTGCGCGTATCAGGACAACTAGCCCAGTCAGCATCAAAGTAAACCACCAAGTCACACTGTGAAGAAGGACGGATCACCAAGCCAAGATCCAGGGTGCCGCGGACATACCGAAGAATGCGCTTTAGAGCAGCAAGATGAGGCTCCCTAGGATCATGCATATGAAGACACACCTGTTGAACAGCATAAGCAATATCCGGCCGAGTGAAGGTGAGATACTGCAGAGCACCCGCAAGATTGCGATAATCAGTGGAATCAGCCAACGGAGGTCCATCAGCAAACAACTTCGGATTCAGGTCGATAGGTGTGGTGCATGGCTTGCAATCCGTCATCCCAGCACGATCGAGGATCTCAAGCATGAATTGCTGCTGAGAGAGAAGCAGACCAGTCCCATGACGCTAAACATGCATACCCAGAAAGTGGTGTAGCTGACCAAGATCTGGAGACCACTGATGGTGCGGCACAGGAGAGCCGTAGAAGAAGCAGCGAGCAcgatgtcatccacataaagcAGAAGATAGGCCATGTCAGCTCCGTGACTGCAGACGAACAACGAGGTGTCGGACTTAGCTTCCACAAACCCGAGCTGAAGTAAGTGAGAGGCGAAATGACTGTACCATGCTCGGGGCGTCTGCTTGAGCCCATACAAGGACTTGTTGAGGCGCCACACATAATCGGAATGAGCAAAATCCTCGAAACCGGCGGGCTAAACACAATAGACTGTCTCTGATATAGTACCGTGCAGAACAACGTTCTTCACATCGAGCTGATGAATAGGCCAGCCACGGGAGACGGCAAGAGACAACATAGTCCGGACAGTGGCAGGCTTGACCACCGAACTGAAAGTCTCCGGTCGACGTCGGAGCGCTGGGTGAACCCGCGGAAAACCTACTGCGCCTTGTAGCGCTTGAGAGAACCGTCAACCTTGTACTTGTGCTTGAAGACCCACTTCCTAGTCACCACATTGGCCTGAGGAGGGCGAGGGATCAAGTCCCTGGTGTGGTTGGCCAGGAGCGTTGAGTGCTCCTCCTCCATAGCCGCGCGCCAGTTAGGATCGGCGAGCGCAGCTTGGTAACTTTGTGGAACGGGAGACAGCGAAGAGACCTGAAACAGAGCAGGCAGGCGAAATTCGAGCTTACCGCGTGTGGTCATGGCGTGCCGGTTGGTCACTAGAGGTGTTGGAACAGCCCCAGCAGGGAGCCAGGACGGAGCGGCAGGAGGCGAAGGCGTCGTGGGTGCAGATGCGGGCGCCCCCACAGGCAGCCCTGCTGGCGGCGCGAGCACCCCTGCGGACGCCCCCGCACGTGGTGCAGACAGCCCTGCATGCGGTGCGGGCGCCCCCGCAGTGGCACAGGTGGGAGGCGCAGGGGCCAGCTGCGCCGCAGGCCTCCGAGAGTAGATAAAGTTGTCGAAGCGCCGCGATGGGACGGCTGGAGACGCACGCGGCTCGGCAGCTGGCGGCGAGTGCGATtcggcggcgcgcccaacccGTGGTGCGGGAGCCGACGAGGGCCGTGACGGGGCTTCAGGCGATGCCGCTAGGACGGCGACTGATGACGCTGGAACAACGGGCGAGGGCGGGAAGGCATCTAGGCCCGGCGGGGCTGCAGCCGTGGCCGCCTACGCAGGGGCCGGGTGCAACGCGCCGGCGAAAGTGGCGCCGCCAGGAACAGCTGCACGCGGGACCTGCAGGGAGAAGATGCTGTGGCGCTGGGAGCGGCAGCATAGGGCTAGCGAAATCCACCAGGAACTCAAAGTCCTCCTGAGCAGGAGGAGAGGGCCCTTCGGCAAAGCGGAAGGAAGCTTCATGGAAAATGACGTGGCGTGAGATGATGACTCGATTGGACTGGAGATTGAGACAACAGTATCCCTTATGGTGGGGGGAGTAACCGAGGAACACGCACATGGCCGAACGAGGAGTGAGCTTGTGAGGAGCTGTGGCGGAGAGGTTTGGGTATCATTTACAACCGAAGACGCAAAGATGCTCATACTTTGGGGCAACGCCAAAAAGAGCGAAGTGAGGAGTAGAGAAGTTAAGCGTCTTGGTAGGGAGGATGTTCAGCAAGTAGGTGGCAGTACTTAGAGCCTTGACCCAGTAGGAAGGGGGAACACTAGCCTGGAACAGCAGGGAGCGAATGGCATTATTAGTGGTACGAATGATGTGTTCAGCTTTACTGTTCTGTGGCGAGGTGTAAGGGCAAGACATGTGAAGATGAATGTCGTGGGTAAGAAAGAACATGCGAGCACTGGAGTTATCAAACTTGCGGCCGTTGTCGCACTGGACTCCCTGGATGGTGGCGCCGAACTGTGTAGCAATATAGGCAAAGAAATTGGCGAGAGTAGTAAACATGTCAGATTTAAGCCGCAGCGGAAAGGTCCACAGATAATGTGAGCAATCATCCAACATAACCGGATAATATTTGAAACCTGAGACACTAACAATAGGTGAGGTCCACATGTCACAATGAATTAACTAAAAATTACGAGTAGCCCGAGATGATGACACATGAAACGGGAGGCGAGTGTGGCGGCCTAGCTAACAAGCATGACAAGTAGAATCACCAGCACCTTTATTACAAGGGATAGCAGATGAGCGCGCTAATGTAGACAAAACTTCATGTCCCGGATGACCGAGATGTCGGTGCCAAAGCGAGGGTGTGGCGGCATCAAGGAAGGACGACGCCGGCAGCCGTAGCGGGTATAGGGGACCGGAGCTATCACATCGGATGATCTCTCCCCGAGAGGGCAGATCCCTCACAGAACAACCAAGAAGGTCAAACTCCACGAAGCAGTTAATATCGGAAGTAAACTGACGAACGGAAATAAGATTCTTAATAAGGTTCGGTGTGACAAGAACATTATTAAGGCGAAGCTTATGTGAGAGGGTGGTGGCGCCAGTGGAGGTGAGAGGCAAAAAGCTGCCGTTTCCAACAATAATGGAAGATGGAGAAACCGAACTAGAGATGAAAGGACGCGAAAGGATACCAGCATCGGATGTCATGTGGTTGGTGGCACCGGAGTCGAAGTACCAATCATGCTACGGCAGCCGCTGAAGCGGCATGGTGCTGAAGTTGGAGGCGAGCGTCTGTTGGTCCTAGCTGGGAAGACCGGCCACGGAGCTGTAATAGCCCGCCGGCGGGATGGCCCACTGGCCATATGGCCCGGCCAGCAGGGCGtggggctgctgctgggctAGCAGTGCCTGTTGCTGGGCCGCCAGGAGCTGCTGCTATTGGGTGGCGAGGGCCTGCTGCTAGTGTTGCTGAGCCAGCAGCGCCTGGTGCTGCGTCGGAGGCCCAGGGCAACGCGCCAGCCCAGGAGGCGCCCTAGTTCCGGGCCACATCTGGACCAGGACGTAGTAGTTGGGCCAGGAGGTGTTCTGGGCCGCGCCAGGGGCGGCCACGCCTGTGGAGCTGGATCCGTCggtggcgccaccgccgctgttTTTGTTGGAGCTGTCGGTGTTGCCCTTGCTGCCGCGCTTGCCGCCCCCGGAGCCGGATGcgggctgttgctgctgctgcttgggcgGCTGTGCTGACGAGGAAGAGCCGGAGGTGGAGCTGCCGGTCCGAGAGGAGGCGATGAAAGCGCCGGCGGACGCTATCTTGGCCATGGTGAGCTCCTCCAGGAGCATGTCGTTGCACGCTTGAAGGAAGGTGGGGAAGGGACGACTGCGTCGTAGGTGTCGCGCAACATCCTTGTAGCGTTCATTGAGGTCCCGAATCACGTTCAGGACAATGGTCCGGTCCGTGATGTGCTCGCCGAGGTCGCGAAGGGAGTCGGCCATGGTCTTGAAGCGGCGGCACTAGTCGGTGATGGAGAGCTCCCCCTGGGAGAAGTTGCGAAACTCGGCGTCGAGGAAGAGAGCTCGCGTCTCTTGATTGCCGAGAAACTGG encodes the following:
- the LOC101777277 gene encoding cytokinin dehydrogenase 3 is translated as MEVAMLCTRVSLLILILSLCSPYKFIQSPMDFGPLNLLPTTTTASSDFGRILFHSPAAVLKPQSSRDISLLLSFLSGSSLSKVTVAARGAGHSIHGQAQALDGIVVEMCSLPAEIEFYKGGEGEISYADVSGGVMWIDLLEQSLKLGLAPRSWTDYLYLTVGGTLSNAGISGQTFKHGPQISNVQQLEVVTGRGEIVTCSPSKDADLFNAVLGGLGQFGIITRARILLQEAPLKVKWVRAFYDDFSTFTKDQELLVSMPDLVDYVEGFIVLNEQSLHSSSIAFPANLDFNPDFGTKNSPNIYYCIEFAVHDYQHKNTNVEQVVDVISRQMSHMVSQLYSVEVSYFDFLNRVRMEEMSLRSIGLWEVHHPWLNMFVPKAGINDFRDLLMDNVSPDSFEGLILIYPLLRDKWDTNTSVVLPDSGSMDRVMYVVGILRSANPDGGCSHHCLQELLRRHRRIADTAGVHLGAKQYLAHHPTPSGWHQHFGRRWERFAERKTRFDPLRILGPGQGIFPRSDDNAAYGS